In Malus sylvestris chromosome 15, drMalSylv7.2, whole genome shotgun sequence, a single genomic region encodes these proteins:
- the LOC126602934 gene encoding uncharacterized protein LOC126602934: MEVYVDDIMVKGKQRSDHIRNLAETFNILRRYKMKLNPTKCTFGVSSGRFLGYLVTQRGIEAHPKQMQAIIEMKSPTTLKEIQSLTGRAAALNHFLSRSTNRCKPFFKAIKRAQRDKWDEECEKAFQDLKNYLTPPPLLSKPEAAEDLYIYLAVSETYTLTQVPRADNAHADALAGLGSALDHQFKRSIPVEYLDKPSIEMESIAEVSQVSVTPTWQSSIIDYLVNGTLPTERLESRNLQIKSARYYMWNGILVRRSYTGPYLRCLAPPDDLKVLSSIHEGICGNHSGGRSLAQKALNAGYYWPTMHQDAKELVQKYDRCQRYKPVPALPVKAIIPPNIIVPSINTLLPSVE; the protein is encoded by the exons atggaggtctatGTCGACGATATCATGGTAAAAGGCAAGCAGCGATCAGATCACATTCGTAATTTAGCAGAAACTTTCAATATCCTTAGAAggtacaagatgaagctcaacccCACCAAGTGCACGTTTGGAGTATCTTCAGGCCgattcctagggtacttagtaacccaacgaggaatTGAAGCACATCCCAAGCAAATGCAAGCAATCATAGAGATGAAATCTCCAACTaccttgaaggagatccaaagcttaACCGGACGAGCAGCCGCCCTCAATCACTTCCTCTCACGATCCACCAATCGATGCAAACCCTTTTTCAAAGCTATCAAGAGGGCACAAAgagacaaatgggatgaagaATGTGAAAAAGCTTTCCAAGACTTGAAGAATTATCTCACACCACCTCCCTTACTATCTAAGCCGGAAGCAGCGGAGGATTTGTACATTTATTTAGCAGTTTCCGAG acttacactctcactcaagttccgCGGGCAGACAATGCACATGCAGATGCACTAGCTGGTTTAGGCTCCGCCCTTGACCACCAATTCAAACGCTCAATTCCggtggaatatctagacaagccaagcatagaaaTGGAGTCGATAGCTgaagtgtcacaggttagtgtAACTCCCACTTGGCAAAGTTCAATTATAGACTACTTGGTCAACGGCACATTACCCACAGAAAGATTGGAGTCAAGGAATCTCCAAATTAAGTCGGCACGTTACTATATGTGGAATGGCATTCTCGTCCGAAGATCTTACACCGGACCATATCTCCGCTGCCTAGCACCTcccgatgacttgaaggttctaagctcaatccatgaAGGCATTTGTGGGAATCACTCTGGAGGTCGATCCTTAGCCCAAAAGGCTCTTAATGCAGGCTATTACTGGCCTACtatgcaccaagatgctaaggagttagtgcAAAAGTACGACCGCTGCCAACGCTACAAACCAGTACCAGCACTACCCGTCA AAGCAATCATACCTCCCAACATCATCGTGCCAAGCATCAACACTCTATTGCCAAGCGTTGAGTAG
- the LOC126604887 gene encoding shikimate kinase, chloroplastic: MSMEAATVAPRLQISTWVDSDKVARRLRTRSAASFSPRLKDRNMTQVLLPHLPTSKVSNRQRHVALEVSCSYNNFPASTVESGNFHTLDESLVLKNKALAIEPYLNGRCIYLVGMMGSGKTTVGKIMAQALSYSFIDSDSLVEHDVGGTSVAEIFKLYGEGFFRDKETEALRKLSLMHRLVVSTGGGAVVRPVNWKCMKKGISVWLDVPLEALAQRIAAVGTGSRPLLHHGSGDAYRKTYMRLTSLFEERGDSYANANARVSLENIAAKLGYRDVSNLTPTAIVIEALEQIESYLKEEHRHAHITF, from the exons ATGAGTATGGAGGCGGCTACGGTTGCGCCGAGATTGCAAATTTCAACATGGGTGGATTCCGACAAGGTTGCGAGGAGGCTGCGGACGCGCTCGGCGGCCTCCTTCTCTCCGAGATTGAAGGACCGAAACATGACCCAGGTGCTGCTGCCTCACCTACCAACCTCAAAAGTCTCCAATCGACAACGACATGTCGCCTTGGAGGTTTCATGCTCTTACAATAACTTTCCAG CTTCGACAGTGGAATCTGGAAATTTTCATACTCTCGATGAATCGCTGGTTTTGAAG AATAAGGCACTAGCAATCGAGCCATATTTGAATGGACGTTGTATATATCTTGTTG GTATGATGGGATCTGGGAAAACAACCGTTGGCAAGATCATGGCACAAGCACTTAGTTATTCATTCATTGATAG TGATTCATTGGTGGAGCATGATGTTGGTGGAACTTCCGTAGCTGAGATTTTCAAACTCTATGGAGAGGGATTTTTCAGAGATAAGGAG ACTGAGGCGCTACGTAAACTGTCTTTGATGCATCGTTTAGTTGTTTCTACGGGTGGAGGTGCAGTTGTACGCCCTGTCAACTG GAAGTGTATGAAGAAGGGGATTAGTGTGTGGTTAGATGTTCCCTTGGAAGCCTTGGCTCAGAGAATTGCAGCTGTGGGAACTGGTTCTCGGCCCCTTTTGCATCACGGGTCAGGGGATGCATACAGAAAA ACTTATATGCGTCTGACTAGTCTTTTTGAAGAGAGAGGTGATTCATATGCCAATGCCAATGCTAGGGTTTCCTTGGAAA ATATTGCAGCCAAATTGGGTTATAGAGATGTATCCAATCTCACACCTACTGCCATTGTGATTGAG GCGCTTGAACAAATTGAAAGCTATCTGAAGGAAGAACACAGGCATGCACATATTACGTTCTAA